A segment of the candidate division WOR-3 bacterium genome:
TGCCAATTACTGCGGCGACTACCGTGGTTGGTTCGCTTTCCGTTGCCGGTGTGCCACCACTTAACGGATTCTGGAGCAAGTTATTTATTATTATAGGATTATTACAGGCAAGGGCTTATGGATTTGCATTTGTGGCGGTCCTGGCAAGTATTATTACATTGTGGTATTATATTATTATCCAGCGTCGGGCATTCTTTGGTAAATTGAAAGAAACACTACAAAATGTGAAGGAAGTTCCTTTCTGGATGGCATTGTCAACGCTTTTAATCGCCCTTGTTTGTATCATAATCGGCATTGGCTTCCCCGTGGTTATCTCCAAATGGATTACACCTGCAGTGAATATTCTTGAATATGGTATTAGATATGCAATGCAGTATTTGAGGCTATAGGGGTTTTTATGCAGGAGTTATATTTAATATCACTCTGTGCCCTGGTCTTCTTCTCAGTCCTTGCGGTATTGTTAAAAGACCTGCTTAAAGCCGCATTGAGCCTTATGGCAGCAAGTGTATTTCTTGCAGTAGTATTGTTCTTTATGAAGGCGTATTATGCTGGTGTATTTGAAATTTCGGTCGTTGCGGGTTTGATTACTGTCTTATTTGTTTCAACGATTGGCTTGACAAGGGGTGATGATTTTAAAGAAAGTAAACTGCCGGTTTATATCTTTCCGTTGTTCTTTATCTGGTTTATCATTATTGATATTTTGATTATGTATCTGTTATTGAGCAAAATGCCACCGCTAACAAAATGGCTATCAGAATCTGGTAAATTTGGTGATGTCTTATGGCAGAAACGGACATTCGATCTCTTCGCTCAAATTGGTATAATCTTTGCCGGTGTCTTTTCGGTGTTAGCATTATTCA
Coding sequences within it:
- a CDS encoding NADH-quinone oxidoreductase subunit J, which encodes MQELYLISLCALVFFSVLAVLLKDLLKAALSLMAASVFLAVVLFFMKAYYAGVFEISVVAGLITVLFVSTIGLTRGDDFKESKLPVYIFPLFFIWFIIIDILIMYLLLSKMPPLTKWLSESGKFGDVLWQKRTFDLFAQIGIIFAGVFSVLALFRKRDKND